A single genomic interval of Symphalangus syndactylus isolate Jambi chromosome 18, NHGRI_mSymSyn1-v2.1_pri, whole genome shotgun sequence harbors:
- the LOC129468385 gene encoding LOW QUALITY PROTEIN: argininosuccinate synthase-like (The sequence of the model RefSeq protein was modified relative to this genomic sequence to represent the inferred CDS: inserted 2 bases in 1 codon), producing the protein MSTKGSMVLACSGSLDTSYILLWLKEQGYDITAYLANIGXDLEEARKKVLKFGAKKVFIEDVSREFVEEFIWPTIQSSALYEDHYLLGTSLARPCIACIQMEITQWKGAQYMSHSATGNGNNQVRFELICYSLAPQIKVIAPWRMPKFYNQLKGRNDLMEYAKQHRIPIPVTPKNSWSVDENLMHISYEAGIPENPKNQAPPGLYTKTQDPAKVPNTPDILEIEFKKGVPVKVTNVKDGTTHQTSLELFVYLNEVVGKQGVGRIDIMENHFIGMKSRGIYQAPAGAILYLAHLDTKAFTMDQEVHKIKQGLGLKFAELVDTGFWYNPECEFVCHCIAKSQEQVEGKVQVSILKAQVYILGQESPLSLYNEEQVSMNVQGDYEPIDATGSIDINSLRLKEYHRLQSKVTAK; encoded by the exons ATGTCCACCAAAGGCTCCATGGTTCTGGCCTGCAGTGGCAGCCTGGACACCTCCTACATCCTCCTGTGGCTGAAGGAACAAGGCTATGACATCACTGCCTACCTGGCCAACATTGG AGACCTTGAGGAAGCCAGGAAGAAGGTACTGAAGTTTGGGGCTAAAAAGGTGTTCATTGAGGATGTCAGCAGGGAATTTGTGGAGGAGTTCATCTGGCCGACCATCCAGTCCAGTGCACTGTATGAGGACCACTACCTTCTGGGCACCTCTCTCGCCAGGCCCTGCATTGCCTGCATACAAATGGAAATCACCCAGTGGAAGGGGGCCCAGTATATGTCCCACAGCGCCACGGGAAATGGGAACAATCAGGTCAGGTTTGAGCTCATCTGCTACTCGCTGGCCCCCCAGATAAAGGTCATTGCTCCCTGGAGGATGCCCAAATTCTACAACCAGCTCAAGGGCCGCAATGACCTGATGGAATATGCAAAGCAACACAGGATTCCCATCCCGGTCACTCCCAAGAACTCGTGGAGCGTGGATGAGAACCTCATGCACATCAGCTACGAGGCTGGAATCCCGGAGAACCCCAAGAACCAAGCACCTCCAGGTCTCTACACCAAGACCCAGGACCCGGCCAAAGTCCCCAACACCCCTGACATTCTCGAGATAGAGTTCAAAAAAGGAGTCCCCGTGAAGGTGACCAACGTCAAGGATGGCACCACCCACCAGACCTCCTTGGAGCTCTTCGTGTACCTGAATGAAGTCGTAGGCAAGCAGGGTGTGGGCCGTATTGACATCATGGAGAACCACTTCATTGGAATGAAGTCCCGAGGTATCTACCAGGCCCCAGCAGGCGCCATCCTTTACCTCGCTCATTTAGACACCAAGGCCTTCACCATGGACCAGGAGGTGCACAAAATCAAACAAGGCCTGGGCTTGAAATTTGCTGAGCTGGTGGATACCGGTTTCTGGTACAACCCTGAGTGTGAATTTGTCTGCCACTGCATCGCCAAGTCCCAGGAGCAAGTGGAAGGGAAAGTGCAGGTGTCCATCCTCAAGGCCCAGGTGTACATCCTTGGCCAGGAGTCCCCACTGTCTCTCTACAACGAGGAGCAGGTGAGCATGAACGTGCAGGGTGATTATGAGCCAATTGATGCCACCGGGTCCATTGACATCAATTCCCTCAGGCTGAAGGAATATCACCGTCTCCAGAGCAAGGTCACTGCCAAATAG